ACCTCTGAACCTTATCGAGAGCTAGTATGCCACCCTCCTGGTAGTCCGGTATGAGGTTAGCCTTGCCTGCCGCCTCTAGCAGCTTGGGGAAGTCTGGCTGACTCCATGCCAACGCTATCGGGATGATAACTGCAAAGCTTGAAACAGCACCTTCAGTTAGCATGCCACCATAACCCACTAGTAGCGCATCAAGCTCGTTTGCTAGCTGCTTGCTCGTAGTACCGCTCGCCACGACACTGTGGAAGCCGCTTAGAGCGCCACAAGCGATTATCAAGACTATTGCTGGCCAGAATGGCGTCTCTACTCCCACGAAGATTTTGGGAGCAAAGCTGGTGTATGCTGGAGCGCTGAACTTGTAGGTGAATACGCCTAGGACTCCTATCAAGCTTATGATTACGAAGCTCCATAGCAGGTAGGCGTTGAGGTAGTCGCGTGGCTGTAGTAGGTACCAGACCGGCAGCACGCTAGCTACAAAGGCATAGGCTGCTAGGAGGATTACCCAGAAGTGGTAGGAGTCTATGGTGAAGCCCAGGAAGCTTATCGTCGGCAGATAGAATGGATACTTCATTGCATACGCTATGCCGAGCACCAGGATTAGTGCTATTATTGCAGTACTCTTAACGGTGCCCAGTCCCGTCCTATACATGAGTATGCCCAGCATCACTGCCAGCGGCATGTATATCATGGCTACCGTGGCTGCCTCAGGTGTTCCAGCAAGTACCTTTGCTGCAACGCTTAGGAAGGCTCCTATGACTAGGATTAGCGCTGCATAGACGTATGCTAGGAAGATATACCTAGCCTTGCGGCCCATAACGTTCTCGGAGACCGACATTATCGATACTCCGCCGTGCCTCACGCTAGCCATCAATGCTAGGTAGTCGTGGACAGCGCCGATGAACACGTTGCCAAAGAGAACCCATATTATTGGCAGTAGCCAGCCATAGGCCATCGCTATGGCTGGTCCTACTATGGGGCCTGCGCCGGCGATACTGGCAAAGTGATGACCGTAGAGCACATACTTGTTCGCCGGCACATAATCTACACCGTCAAACTTGGCAAGTGCTGGCGTCTTCCTCGTAGGATCAGCCCTTACAACCTTCTGCTCTAGGAGCTTTTTACCGTAGAATACGTAGGCTAGAACGTAAATTACGATGATTATTGAGGCTGTAATACCTGCGGTTGCGAGCGCCACGGTCACCTCACCTCTCAGCCTGAAGCCTCTTCCCTATACTGGCTGGAGCAGTACCAAAGGCTAGTGCTGGGCCTATGAGGAGGCTAAACCAGCCGATTATTATTGCTGCAGTATCAGCTGTCATTCTCTCCTCGGAGCCTAGATATCCCTTGGATGGACCAGTAGCGAAGGCGTAGATGAACAGTATTACCCCCAGCGTTATCAGTAGGTATCCGAGCAATCTAACCGCTTGGCTCTGAGCCATCCGTACACGCCCCCGGTTCACAGCAGTATGCCAAAGCATTTCCTTGTGTTTGTTCGCGATTGTACAGCTTATTAAAAATTATCCTAGATTTGTTAAAGGCGTATACTATTTGTGAAACCGGTCTGAAGTAGGCAGTAGCTCGAGGACAGGCGATACTACTCTTACCCCTGGTGTGCCGCATAGTAGCCTAATAGACTGTAGCCATATTGCTGGTTTATCGCTGGAGGAGCTGGGTGTAGGCAGTTGAGCAGCATACTAATGCTCTACATCATAGCTATTGCTGCTGCTGTATCAGTTGTATGGTTCTTCCACATAAGGCGCGTCATGCTGATGAGGATGAGGGGGCTCGTATCCCTACTCGAGAGGAGTTTCAGACCGAGGGATACACAGTACATGCTTCTAGGCTACCTTGTCGGGTTCCGCGCAGAATACCTGCTCGGCGACGGGCCAGCTTCTAGGGCTTGGATACTCTACACAACCCCGCCCTACCACGTGTTCTTCTATCTCCCAGTCATAAGCCTGGGCAAGCGTAGGGAGAAGCTTGAGATAACACTGCGGCTCCGCAGCCCCTTGCCAGGAGAGGCCCATATCTATGATCCCGGTGACCGTGGCGTTGTGAGGGCCGTAGTGGCTGACACCGCTGGTGCTGGCCGGAGGCTCTATCGTGGGACAGTGAGTATTGCTGGCCGCGAATTAGAGGCACTCTATAGCGGCGACATAGCGCTCGCCAAAGCCAAGAGCCTCTTCGAGGAGCTTGTTGCCGCCGGCGTGGATGTTAGGAGGGTATCCATAGTTGATCGGCTCCATGCACTCCATGTCTCAGTGGTACCCCAGCTGGATACCGTTGAGGAGCTTGTTAAACGGGTGATGGGGTTCGCTGGAGAGCTACAGTCTAGCCGTTGAAGGCTTAGTTGTAGAGCTTGATGGACGCACCATACTCCGTGGAGTAGATCTCGCTGCTGAGCGTAATGACTACCTTGTTGTTCTGGGACCTAGCGGCTCGGGTAAAACCACGCTGCTCCGTGCTATAGCTGGGCTCGTACCGGCTGCGAAGGGCAGGATACTGATCCAGGGGAGGGATGTTACCAGGCTACCACCTTGGGAGCGAGACGTTGCCCTGGTACAGCAGATACCTGGGCTCCTCCCCCACCTCACGGTTGAGGAGAACATTGTACTGGCGGCTATTAGCCGTACTGGGCTCCCAAGGAGCGAGGCGCGGAGGAGAGCTAGGGAGCTAGCTGAGATCCTGAGAATAATGGATGTCCTCAACCGGAAGCCGGGGAGCCTCAGTGGCGGCCAGCTACAGCGTGCAGCTATAGCACTCGCACTCGCCATGGAGCCCTCCCTGCTACTCCTCGACGAGCCCCTAAGCCACCTCGACCGCCCACTAGCCGAGGAACTCCGGGGGGTGCTTAGAAGGCTGCACCGCGACTACGGTATAACGATAGTACACGTGACCCATGACCAAGACGAGGCTCTGGCGCTTGCCACGAGAATAGCGATAATGAGGAGCGGCAAGATAATAGCATTTGGGGAGGCACCTACTATATACTATAGGCCGCCTAGCCCCGAAGCCGCAAGATTTCTCGGCCACAACTTGGTTGACGCCCACCTCCTCGGCCAAGGCGAGGGAGTAATAGCCATACCTCCGGAGGCCATTGAGCTGGGGAGCGGAGAGTACGAGGCAACCATAGCTTCCGTTGAGGTTGAGAGGGGCCGTTACACTATGAGGCTGCTGGTTAACAACACCGTGGAGCTTAGAGCATACGTTCACCCGCTAAGGGCAAAGAGGCTGAGGCCCGGCACGAAAACCCGCTTTAATATAGACTGGAGCCTTACAATCACATACCCGGCTGAGACAAAGTGAAGCACCCTAGGGGGAGGAGGCTCTACATAATCTTAGCATTTGCACTGGTAGCCGTAGCTGCGGCTAGGTATGCTGTGCTGGTGCATACTGCTAGTAGCTCGCTTGCAGGCTTCTTCGGCAACGGGTTCTGCGATCCGGGCAGCTGCGCCTTCTATATAGAAACCAAGGGCATACTGAAGAGCTTAGACATAAGATTCTCCAGTGAATGCGTTAAGGCCCATATGCCGGGCTATGGTGTCCCCGTGGACGAGTATCTCGAGGCAAAACTGTGGAGGCTAAATAGCAGCACCTACCGTATCGTAGTCAAGACAACACCACACACATACCTGGACTACGTTGTGGAGACTAGTCCTTGCACGAGGCCCCGTGGCAATCCAGTTCAACTTGTCTATACCCGGGGGCTGATGGTGAGAGCTAGGACTGTTGCACCGGTAGAGCTCGAGGACGTCGTGCCCACCGCCTGGTACGCCTACACCATACTGGTGAGTTTTAATGGGAGCTGTAGCCTCAGCATAAAGCTGTACGCGTTCCAGGACCGTGTGGCGTGGGAGACTGTTCGCGAGGGACAGACCAACACTTCAACACTACTAGTGCCTGCTGGTGGCGCATTGGATGTGGAGGGTTATGGGCCAGAGTATACTAAGCTCGTGCTTGTAAACTACTCGGATACGAACTGCACAGCAACCGTTAGGGTCTACCGCGTCCCCGCTGTAAAGGTTGGAGCAGTATTCGAGGACTATAATGTAACGCTCTCCCTGCCACTGCTTACAGGGCTCCCAGCTGGCAGATAGGCTTGAGCTAGTGGAGGCTGAGCCCGCCAAGCTTGTCCCCTAGGAGGCTTGCAGCGTAGCCTAGGGCTAGTCCGGCTGCTACATCTGCAACGTAGTGGTTTGCTGTGTAAACTGTGGCAAACGACATTGACGCTACCCAGGCCACTGCTACCAGGAGGGAGCGCCTCGAGCCCCCGTATAGTTTGACATAGTAGTAGCCAAAGATCACCGCCATCCCAACATGCATGCTTGGCATTGCAGCATAGGGGTTAGGATCTATCCGAGCCCCCATAACAAGCTCAACCAGCTTTAGCACGAGGTTGGGAGGCCTCTCAATACATGGCAATGCTATCCAAGGCGGCGCCGTAGGTGATAGTACGTAGACAGTTATAGCTACAGCGCTCGCTACTAGGAATGCTGCTAGCAGCCTACGGAAAAGCTTGGGTTCGCGAAAGGCTAGGAGCACTGCGAAGGCGAAGAAGTAGACGGGGTGTAGGGCGTAGACTATGCCTGTATAGATGTCGAGTACTAGGAGCCGGTGAAACTGAAAGTACACCGCGAGTGGAACCCCGAACAACGCAACTTCAAGGTCTACGTAGGGAGCGTAGACAGCATAGCTCTGGAGGCGGAACGCAATACCACGAGCCATCTCGTACCCGGCGTAGGCTAGGACGAATGGAACCATGTAGAGTAGTACGCGCAAATACGGTCTATCCAGCCGCAGCTTCCACATGTTCACACCAATCTCTTAGCACCACTAAGCTTGGAGGTGTCCAGGTAGCGCTGAGCCCTCTTCCACCGGGGCCCGAGGATGTTCCGGAGCCTTTCAAGGGTTAGCTCGCCCTTCTCTCTGAACTCAACTATCCTCCTAGCAGTCCTAGGCCCAATACCCGGAACCCTCAACAACTCTCTAAACTTCGCGGTGGTAGGATCCACCGGATACCACTCAGGATGAGCCCATGCAAGCCGATCCTTCAGCCTCGCCGTATCGGGAGGAATGTTTCCCTGCTCGTCCAGGAGCGGCTCAAAATCCCCCAGCTTGAATCCATACCTTGACAGCAGCATCCAGGCCTCGTAGAGCTGCCTAATCCTCCACATCGGCGTAGGCCTCCGTATCTTCTCGGCGAGCGGTGTTCCGGGCACGGGGGTATAGGGGCTGAAGTGCATAATGCCAACACCGCTTGCAGCGAGGCCCTCAGCGAGCCGTAGAATGTCGAGGTCGGATTCGCCACTAGCACCAACAACCAGCTGCGTGTCTACACGCTGCGGGCTACCTGCTACACGAGCAGCATAGAGGAGCTTACTGAGAAGGTCGAGGCTCCAGCTACCCTTGCTCGGCGCTATCTCTGCAAACTGGGTAGGCGATGGAGCTTCAAGGTTTAGTCCGACACGGTCAGCGAGCCTCAAAGCTTCACGGATAAGACTCGGCGGAGTACCAGGCATGAGCCGTACATGAATGTAGCCGCTGTAGCCTCTCCTCCTAAGCTCCCAAACAACACTCAACAAGTCCTCAACAACACGCTCTGGATCACCGTAGAAGCCGCTACTTAGAAACAAACCCCTCACGAGACCCCGACGGTAAGCCTCAAGGAAGACCCGAACCAGCCTTTCAAGTTTCCAAGCCTCGCGGCGAACACGACAAGTAGTAGAGAGTGGACAATAGCGACAGTCCATCCGGCAAGCACTACTCAACAACGTCTTGAATAACGGACCCCCCGTACTGCGATACACTGGGATTTCTACACGCTCGAAGCGCTCAGCACCCTCCACTAAAATGCTCGGACTGCGCCACTTCCAGCTCCAAGCCACAAACTACCAGCCCAGCCCTATCCTCTACACGGGTGATACCAGGTATAGCCTTCCCGCCATGACGGTTTACCAGCACAGAATAGTGTGGGCCAAGATCTGGGTTGTAGCTTAAAGCCCAAGTTTTCTCCTTTGGAATATGGGCATCTCTTTTAGAGGCTCCTAGATACATCGCGGCGACGAGGACTAAACCTGCATCATCTACCTCGAGGCCACCAGCCTTGTGGGCTTCGAGTAAGTGATCACCGTTTGTGTAGACGGTTAGTTGGTCCGACACCCTATTCCAGCCTTGCACCATCATAGTCCACGTCTACGACTCTAGCCTCCAGAGACCCCCAATACTTCTCTAGCACGGCTGAGACCCTTCTCATAACCTGGTCCTCCTCACCCTCCCTTACAACTGCGAAGAGGGTTGGTCCTGCGCCGCTTATGTTGAATGCTAGCGCGCCTGACTGGAGAGCCTCCTTCTTGGCTTCCCAATAGCCTGGAATCAGCTTTGCCCGTGTCGCCTCAATTGGACCTCCATAATTTATTGTCTTTATTGCTTCGTATGGATCTGCACCGCTGAGGCCGAGGGCTAATGCAACCGCCTTTTCTACCCATTCAACTGCATCGCTGTGCTCTATAGTTTCTGGGAGAACCTCCCTCATAACTTGTGTTTTAGCCTTTCCAGGCAACAGTCTTAACACCATTGTCTTCGGGATAAAGAGGACTATTCTCATGCCTGGCGGTAGTCTTAGCCGTGCTATTCTCGGTTTTTTACGGTTTAGCAGAATGACCAAACCACCCAGTAGGCTGGCAGCAACGTTATCGTAGTGTGGTGCACCCGCTGTCAGCGCCTCAGCAAGGCCAGCAAATCGTACTAGCTCTATCGGCTCGAGAGGACTACCAAGGAGCGCGTTGATAGCGTACACCGTGGCTGCCGCTGTAGCACCACTACTCCCGAGACCCATGCCGGGCGGTATGCCCTTCTCAACAGTATACGTACATGAAGCTTCTCATCTAGATACTCTAGCAGTTTGCGGGCTGCCACGTATGCCGTGTTAGACTCACCACTAGGTGCACCAACAGCTTCAACTTCAACTCTCGGCTCTGAAGATTGTCTCCCAACAACTTCAACGGTGACTGTGTCGTATGCATAGCTCACAGCAAGTGCTGCAAGGTCGAAGAGTACGCCTAGATTAGCAATGCTTGATGGTGCTTTAACTC
This DNA window, taken from Hyperthermus butylicus DSM 5456, encodes the following:
- a CDS encoding carbon starvation protein A gives rise to the protein MALATAGITASIIIVIYVLAYVFYGKKLLEQKVVRADPTRKTPALAKFDGVDYVPANKYVLYGHHFASIAGAGPIVGPAIAMAYGWLLPIIWVLFGNVFIGAVHDYLALMASVRHGGVSIMSVSENVMGRKARYIFLAYVYAALILVIGAFLSVAAKVLAGTPEAATVAMIYMPLAVMLGILMYRTGLGTVKSTAIIALILVLGIAYAMKYPFYLPTISFLGFTIDSYHFWVILLAAYAFVASVLPVWYLLQPRDYLNAYLLWSFVIISLIGVLGVFTYKFSAPAYTSFAPKIFVGVETPFWPAIVLIIACGALSGFHSVVASGTTSKQLANELDALLVGYGGMLTEGAVSSFAVIIPIALAWSQPDFPKLLEAAGKANLIPDYQEGGILALDKVQRFIYGYGYMVGKAFGSLDTVGKVMASFAAVALASFILTTLDTATRLARFAWQEMFDWLEERSRSAYKLIANRYSASFIAAAIGFVLAYPYVMIGGKLQPAYNIIWPAFAGTNQLLAALALLTSALWVYAILKVRGKVTWLIQVPAWFLWITVTVALFWWLVYVAPKYPPIQKYGAGSIVAISLALDLVLLYLFVRGLQMIKKQAGTQPA
- a CDS encoding ABC transporter ATP-binding protein encodes the protein MLRGVDLAAERNDYLVVLGPSGSGKTTLLRAIAGLVPAAKGRILIQGRDVTRLPPWERDVALVQQIPGLLPHLTVEENIVLAAISRTGLPRSEARRRARELAEILRIMDVLNRKPGSLSGGQLQRAAIALALAMEPSLLLLDEPLSHLDRPLAEELRGVLRRLHRDYGITIVHVTHDQDEALALATRIAIMRSGKIIAFGEAPTIYYRPPSPEAARFLGHNLVDAHLLGQGEGVIAIPPEAIELGSGEYEATIASVEVERGRYTMRLLVNNTVELRAYVHPLRAKRLRPGTKTRFNIDWSLTITYPAETK
- a CDS encoding phosphatase PAP2 family protein — protein: MWKLRLDRPYLRVLLYMVPFVLAYAGYEMARGIAFRLQSYAVYAPYVDLEVALFGVPLAVYFQFHRLLVLDIYTGIVYALHPVYFFAFAVLLAFREPKLFRRLLAAFLVASAVAITVYVLSPTAPPWIALPCIERPPNLVLKLVELVMGARIDPNPYAAMPSMHVGMAVIFGYYYVKLYGGSRRSLLVAVAWVASMSFATVYTANHYVADVAAGLALGYAASLLGDKLGGLSLH
- a CDS encoding radical SAM protein, translated to MAWSWKWRSPSILVEGAERFERVEIPVYRSTGGPLFKTLLSSACRMDCRYCPLSTTCRVRREAWKLERLVRVFLEAYRRGLVRGLFLSSGFYGDPERVVEDLLSVVWELRRRGYSGYIHVRLMPGTPPSLIREALRLADRVGLNLEAPSPTQFAEIAPSKGSWSLDLLSKLLYAARVAGSPQRVDTQLVVGASGESDLDILRLAEGLAASGVGIMHFSPYTPVPGTPLAEKIRRPTPMWRIRQLYEAWMLLSRYGFKLGDFEPLLDEQGNIPPDTARLKDRLAWAHPEWYPVDPTTAKFRELLRVPGIGPRTARRIVEFREKGELTLERLRNILGPRWKRAQRYLDTSKLSGAKRLV
- a CDS encoding homoserine kinase, with protein sequence MGLGSSGATAAATVYAINALLGSPLEPIELVRFAGLAEALTAGAPHYDNVAASLLGGLVILLNRKKPRIARLRLPPGMRIVLFIPKTMVLRLLPGKAKTQVMREVLPETIEHSDAVEWVEKAVALALGLSGADPYEAIKTINYGGPIEATRAKLIPGYWEAKKEALQSGALAFNISGAGPTLFAVVREGEEDQVMRRVSAVLEKYWGSLEARVVDVDYDGARLE